One genomic segment of Mytilus galloprovincialis chromosome 5, xbMytGall1.hap1.1, whole genome shotgun sequence includes these proteins:
- the LOC143075541 gene encoding glycolipid transfer protein-like — MATFFSKVKQFPDVPEDEAITLDPYLEAAEGATTIFDLLGVAFTPVKSDITGNISKLRKRQAEDKEKFPTLNAILQDEIDNKTSKEGQIGALWLNRALFFIQQLLVHLIDSLRKEPDETKFRPIILKAYEETLKPFHGMIVKAVFSTVSRAAPYRPDLMKLLALNEEGKDEQVIADMESYLINLKKNNDAVIKIIKDLGLYADGKV; from the exons ATGGCAacgtttttttcaaaagttaaacaGTTTCCGGATGTTCCCGAGGATGAAGCGATAACACTTGATCCATACTTGGAGGCAGCTGAGGGTGCCACCACAATTTTTG ATTTACTTGGGGTTGCCTTCACACCTGTAAAAAGTGACATAACAGGCAATATATCT aaattAAGAAAAAGACAGGCTGAGGACAAAGAAAAATTTCCAACATTAAACGCTATTCTACAAGACGAAATAGACAATAAAACTTCAAAAGAAGGTCAGATTGGGGCACTTTGGCTTAATAG gGCCTTGTTTTTTATACAACAGCTCCTGGTACATTTGATTGACAGTTTGAGAAAGGAACCAGATGAGACAAAGTTCCGTCCTATTATTTTAAAGGCTTATGAAGAAACACTAAAACCATTCCATGGCATGATTGTAAAAGCAGTTTTTTCT acTGTTTCAAGAGCAGCACCCTACAGACctgatttgatgaaattattaGCTCTAAATGAAGAAGGGAAGGATGAACAA gTAATTGCAGATATGGAATCCTACttaataaatttgaagaaaaataatgatgcagttattaaaataattaaagatcTTGGACTCTATGCAGATGGAAAAGTGTAG